The genomic interval TGATGAAGGAAGAGAGTATTTTGGAAACGGCAACAATTATCGTTATGTAAAATATGAACTAAATTATATAACACTTGGAGCGGTTGCTAAATTTAACTTTAATGGCGGTGGTTTTCATCTATTGGCAGGACCTTCTTTAGATTTAAAAGTTGGTGATAATTATATCAATTCAAATCCTGAAGATTTTGACTTGGCAATAGTTGGAGGTATTGGTTATACATTGCCAAATGGTTTGACATTTGAAGCGAGAATTAAACAAGGGTTGGTAGATATTTATGGTTACGATTATTACGATAACAATGGATATTATACAAATGATGCGATATTAAATCAGGTTTTTCAAATTGGAATTAGCTATACTTTTAAAACAAAATAACGCATGAAAAAAAGAGTATTTTTCTTTATTGCTGTTTTTACAGTTTTAAATCTACAAGCTCAAATAAGTGTTAAACCAGGTTTAAGAGGAGGATTTAGTTTTTCGACCATTTCTGAAATGCATGCCGATTATAAAACTGATTTTTATGTTGGTGGTTTTTCTGAAATTAAGATTACAAAAATTTATGCGCTTCAGCCAGAACTTAATTACACAAGACAAGGTTCTAATAATGTTGCCCGTAATTATTATGATGAAAACACGCAAAGCGATCGAATTGAACATCTAGATCTTGAAATAAATTATTTGTCTCTTTCGGTAATGAATAAATTTACTTTACCGCAAGGAATTCAATTTCAAGCTGGACCAACATTAGATATTTTATTAAATGATAATCTGGTAGTTAGAAAAGCGCAGAATGATCTTGGTTTAGTTTTAGGAGTTGCTTATGCTCTGCCTTCAGGTTTAACTTTTGAAGCACGATTTAAGAAAGGTTTGCTTGATATTTTGAGCAGCGATTATTATCAAAACGACTCGAATAATTATTATTTATTTGGAGATTACAATACCAATATTAATTTTCAGCTGGGAGTTTCCTATTCATTCGGAAAATAAAAAATATGATTTTAAACGATTTTTACAAAGTCCTATCGGAGGAAAAAGTATCCGATTCAAAATATAATGTTACCATTTTGGTTAATGAAAAGCATGAAGTTTTTAAAGGTCATTTTCCAGGAAATCCGATTATGCCTGGAGTTTGCATGATTCAGATTATCAAAGAATTGACAGAGAAATTTACAAACGAATCTTTATTGATTCAAACATTGACCAATGTAAAATTTATGGCGCTCATTAATCCTGAGGCAACGCCAGAATTACGCTTAGAATTAGACATATTAATTACCGAAGATAATTTGGTAAAAGTGAAAAACACGACTTACTTTAACGATACTACTGCTCTTAAATTGAGCACAGTATTCAAAAAAATATAATTATGAAAGTATTAATGACATTAGTTTTATGGATTAGTTTTGTCGGAACGCCAGATTTGGCTTCTATTCGTAAAATGTATTCTGATGTTGCAAAATCAGAAGCAAATGCCAAAGATTTCGCAGCAAAACTTGCCACCGTTTCTCATAATGATGATAAAATTTTAGTGGCTTACAAAGCAGCTTCGATTTTAGTAGATTCTAAATTTGAAAAAAAGTTAGGCGAAAAAATTGAACGTTTTAAAGAAGGCGCAAAACTTCTTGAAGCAACTATTAAAAGCGATCCAAGTAATATTGAAATGCGAATGATCCGTTTAAGCGTTCAAGAAGATGTTCCTGCCATTACGGGATACAAAAAAAACATAAAAGAAGACAAAAAGTTCATCACAACGTACTATGCAGGACAAGGTGCGCCTTTGAAAGAATATCTTAAAGACTTTGTTTTACAATCAAAAAGTTTCTCTGAAAAAGAGAAACAATTCGTGAAGTAAGCCCAAAAAACACCTCATGAAATCACATCAGGAATTACTTAATTCGATCAGCTTTTGCGTTATTGTACCCACTTACAATAACCCGAAAACACTGAAAAAAGTATTGGATTCTATTTTAGATTTCACTTCCGATATTATTATTATTAATGACGGTTCAACCGATTCTACTCCGGAAATTTTAAAACAATATTCGCAGCTCACACAAATTCATCATCCTAAAAATTTAGGAAAAGGGCGTGCACTTCGAAATGGTTTTAGAAAAGCTTTAGAATTGAATTTTGAATACGCCATAACCATCGATTCTGATGGACAGCATTTTGCTTCTGATATTCCGGTTTTTTTGGAAGAAATTCAAAGTAATCCAAATTCGCTTTTAATCGGAAGCCGAAATATGACGCAGGAAAATGTGCCGAAAAAAAGCAGTTTCGGAAACAAATTCTCTAATTTTTGGTTTAAGTTTGAAACTGGAATCAAACTCGACGACACGCAATCTGGATTTAGATTGTATCCGCTTCGATTATTGCCAAAACGATTTTACACCAATAAATTTGAATTTGAAATCGAAGTAATTGTTCGTGCAGCATGGAAAGGAATTACAGTAAAAAACATTCCGATTCAGGTTTTATATGATCCAGCTGAAAGAGTTTCGCATTTTCGTCCATTTCAAGATTTTACCCGAATTAGTATTTTAAATACCGTTTTGGTAACTAACGCTTTGTTGTACATTAAACCTAGAGATTTCTTTAGGAACGCAAAAAAAAAAGGATTTAAAAAATTCTTTCTCGAAGATATTTTAGAAAGTTCCGATTCTAACTTTAAAAAATCGGCGGCAATTTCATTAGGTATTTTTATTGGACTTTCCCCTTTTTGGGGGTTTCAAACCATATTGCTTTTTTCTCTAGCTGCGTTGTTCAGACTTAACAAAGTCATTGCTTTCTTGACTTCTAACGTAAGTTTTCCGCCTTTTATTCCGTTTATAATTTTCGGTTCTTTAAAAATAGGAAGTTATTTTGTCACTTCAGACGCGCCGCTAATTTTAGACAGTTCGATGACGTTTGAGGATATTCAAAAAAATGCTGCTCAATATATTGTCGGAAGTCTTATTTTAGCAACCGTTTCAGCGCTATCAGTTGGCCTTATAAGTTATTTGCTTTTAACAGCTTTTAGTTCTAAAAACAAAATAAATATTTAAGTTATGTTTGCCACAGATTAAAGTGATTAAAATGATTTTTACATCCAATTTGTCAGGCTGAGCGAAGTCAAAGCCCACGTCCAATTGGAACGCCCTTCGACTTCGCTCAGGGTGACAAACTAAAGCTAATCTTTTAATCTGTGGCAAAAAAATTTTAAACCTAAACCATGCATCAATACTTCTACGCCATTCATTTATTTGTAAATCGAAGAAAATCTTTATCGGTTTTTTTGGCTGTTTTGATGCTTCTTGTTTTCGGATTTTTTGCTTCGAGATTAAAGTTTGAAGAAGACATTACCAAACTTATTCCAACAAACGACA from Flavobacterium sp. YJ01 carries:
- a CDS encoding porin family protein, with the protein product MKKITLIAFVLFIGIQSSQSQVRVSPGLRGGLNISTLTNIDDNNSKTDFYVGGLVNIKFNKFFSLQPEITYSRQGDEGREYFGNGNNYRYVKYELNYITLGAVAKFNFNGGGFHLLAGPSLDLKVGDNYINSNPEDFDLAIVGGIGYTLPNGLTFEARIKQGLVDIYGYDYYDNNGYYTNDAILNQVFQIGISYTFKTK
- a CDS encoding outer membrane beta-barrel protein produces the protein MKKRVFFFIAVFTVLNLQAQISVKPGLRGGFSFSTISEMHADYKTDFYVGGFSEIKITKIYALQPELNYTRQGSNNVARNYYDENTQSDRIEHLDLEINYLSLSVMNKFTLPQGIQFQAGPTLDILLNDNLVVRKAQNDLGLVLGVAYALPSGLTFEARFKKGLLDILSSDYYQNDSNNYYLFGDYNTNINFQLGVSYSFGK
- a CDS encoding 3-hydroxyacyl-ACP dehydratase, producing MILNDFYKVLSEEKVSDSKYNVTILVNEKHEVFKGHFPGNPIMPGVCMIQIIKELTEKFTNESLLIQTLTNVKFMALINPEATPELRLELDILITEDNLVKVKNTTYFNDTTALKLSTVFKKI
- a CDS encoding DUF2062 domain-containing protein, whose product is MKSHQELLNSISFCVIVPTYNNPKTLKKVLDSILDFTSDIIIINDGSTDSTPEILKQYSQLTQIHHPKNLGKGRALRNGFRKALELNFEYAITIDSDGQHFASDIPVFLEEIQSNPNSLLIGSRNMTQENVPKKSSFGNKFSNFWFKFETGIKLDDTQSGFRLYPLRLLPKRFYTNKFEFEIEVIVRAAWKGITVKNIPIQVLYDPAERVSHFRPFQDFTRISILNTVLVTNALLYIKPRDFFRNAKKKGFKKFFLEDILESSDSNFKKSAAISLGIFIGLSPFWGFQTILLFSLAALFRLNKVIAFLTSNVSFPPFIPFIIFGSLKIGSYFVTSDAPLILDSSMTFEDIQKNAAQYIVGSLILATVSALSVGLISYLLLTAFSSKNKINI